The nucleotide sequence ACCTGCTGATCAACGGCAGCACCGGCATCGCGGTGGGCATGGCCACCAACATCCCGCCGCACAACCTCAACGAGATCATCACCGCGCTGATCAAGCTGCTCGACAACCCCGACCTGACCACGCTGCAGTTGTGCCGGTGGGTGAAGGGCCCGGATTTTCCGACCGGCGGCCACATCCTCAATTCGCCCGACGAGCTGAAAGAGATCTACCGCACCGGCTCGGGCTCGGTCCGCATCCGCTCCACCTGGGAGGCCGGCCCGGCGACGCGGTCCGAGAAGAAGATCTACATCACCAGCATTCCTTACGCCGTCAACAAGTCCCAGCTGGTCGAGCAGATCGGCGACGTCGTCCTCGGCCGCAAGATGCCGCACTTGGTGGACGTTCGCGACGTCTCGACCGACGATGTCCGGATTGAGCTGGAGTTGAAGGCGGGCGCCGACGACAACCTGGTGATGGCTTACCTGTTCAAGCACACCTCGCTGCAAACCACGTTTGCCGTGAACATGACGTGCCTGGTGCCCACCGAAAACGCCGAGGCCGGCCGTCCCGAACGCCTTGACCTCAAGCAGATGCTCTGGCACTTCCTCCACTTCCGCCTGGAAGTGGTGACCGGCCGCCTCGAGCACGAGTTCGAACAGCTGCGCAAGCGCATGCACATCCTCGAGGGCTTCGAGAAGGTCTTCGACGCGCTCGACGAGATCATCAGGATCATCCGCAAGTCGGACGGCAAGGCCGACTCGGCGGAGAAGATCATGGCGCGGTTCTCGCTCGACGCCGAGCAGACCGACGCGATTCTCGAACTGAAGCTGTACCGGCTGGCGCGCCTCGAGATCCTGGTCATCCAGAAGGAACTGGAGGAGAAGCGCAAGCGCTCCCGCCAGATCGCCGGCCTGCTCAAGGACGAAGAGAGCCGCTGGAAGCTGGTGCGCTCCGAGCTGGAAGAGATCCAGGCGAAGTACGGCAACCCGAAGATCGATCCCCGCCGCTCGCGCATCGAGGAAGCGGAAGAGATCGAGTACTCCGCCGACGCCTTCATCGTCGAGGAAGACAACGTCGTGATCGTCTCACGCGACGGCTGGGTGAAGCGGCAGAAGGAAGTGAAAGACCTGGCCACCACGCGGTTGCGGGAAGGCGACGCGGTCCTGGCGGCGGTGGCCGGCAGCACCCGGGCCACCGTGGTGTTCTTCACCAACTTCGGCGTGGCCTACACCAGCCGCATCGTCGACGTGCCGGCCTCCACCGGCTACGGCGAGCCGGTGCAGAAGCTGTTCAAGTTCAAGGACGGCGAGCGCGTGATCGCGGCGTTCAGCCTCGACCCGCGCGTGGCGAAGAAGATCGAGGCGAAGAAGGAAGGCGACGTGCCGCCGGTGCATGCCGTGGCCATCACCAGCGACGGCTATGCCATGCGCTTCTCGCTCCAGGGGGTCGTCGACGCCAGCACGCGGTCCGGCCGCCGCTACGCGCGCACGGCCGAGGGCGCGGAGGTCGTGCACGTGGCTCTGACCACCGGCGAAGAGACGATCATCGCCGCCACCAGCGCCGCCCGCGCCATGCTGTGCCCGGTCGAGGAAGTGAACTTCCTGTCGGGCCCCGGCCGCGGCGTCATCCTGATCAAGATCGACTTCCCCGAAGACAAGGTGATCGGCGCCATTGTCTCGACCGGTGACCGTGATCTGCTCACGGTGGAAACCTCGCGTGGGGCCGAGCAGACGATCAGCACCACCAAGTACGAGATCGTCGGCCGCGGCGGCAAGGGCCGCGAGTTGATGCAGCGCGGCCAGTTCACGCGCGTGGTACCGAACGAGGTTGCGTTGCCGACACTGGACAGCGTAGGCTGACCGCGCACGGCATTTCATGTTCCCGGCCCGAGACTCCGCTCATGTCACGCTGCGGTATGCTCTGGCCGGCGCGGTGTTCGGCCTCAGCTTTCCGCTGTTCGCGACCCTGCTCGACGTCCTGCTGAAGGATCTGCCACTCTCCTTCGCCTCTTTGATCTCGGTGCAGGCCGCCAATCCGCTCCACTGGGTCATCGATACGGCGCCGCTGTTCCTGGGTGTGTTCGCGTCGGTGGGCGGCCATTTCCAGGGCCAGGTCCTCCGGCTCAATCACGAACTTGAAGGACGGGTGACCGCACGCACG is from Vicinamibacterales bacterium and encodes:
- a CDS encoding DNA topoisomerase IV subunit A, coding for MAKRTPEPSLFDLPDDDSNGAPPAGGRPPISGGTGDGTTNVALHEAAQSRYLNYALSVITSRALPDVRDGLKPVQRRILYTMWQQNLTADAKHRKCAKVVGDVMGSFHPHGDSAIYETLVRMAQSFSLRYPLIDGSGNFGSLDGDGAAAMRYTECRLARIADEVLQEIEQETVPFRPSYDGTKTEPVVLPSRVPNLLINGSTGIAVGMATNIPPHNLNEIITALIKLLDNPDLTTLQLCRWVKGPDFPTGGHILNSPDELKEIYRTGSGSVRIRSTWEAGPATRSEKKIYITSIPYAVNKSQLVEQIGDVVLGRKMPHLVDVRDVSTDDVRIELELKAGADDNLVMAYLFKHTSLQTTFAVNMTCLVPTENAEAGRPERLDLKQMLWHFLHFRLEVVTGRLEHEFEQLRKRMHILEGFEKVFDALDEIIRIIRKSDGKADSAEKIMARFSLDAEQTDAILELKLYRLARLEILVIQKELEEKRKRSRQIAGLLKDEESRWKLVRSELEEIQAKYGNPKIDPRRSRIEEAEEIEYSADAFIVEEDNVVIVSRDGWVKRQKEVKDLATTRLREGDAVLAAVAGSTRATVVFFTNFGVAYTSRIVDVPASTGYGEPVQKLFKFKDGERVIAAFSLDPRVAKKIEAKKEGDVPPVHAVAITSDGYAMRFSLQGVVDASTRSGRRYARTAEGAEVVHVALTTGEETIIAATSAARAMLCPVEEVNFLSGPGRGVILIKIDFPEDKVIGAIVSTGDRDLLTVETSRGAEQTISTTKYEIVGRGGKGRELMQRGQFTRVVPNEVALPTLDSVG